The genomic region CAAACAACCGGCGGTTCACTCTATCAGAATGTCTCTCCCACCATCTTGCAGGACAAAGAATACGTATACTCACACGCCTCATTCGACACGGTGGCGACCGGCACCGTCTACCAGTCGATGCTCGCTCGCGTTGACTCCAACAACTTAGCCAATGCCACCCTGGGCAAAGATCCATCCAACTCCGGCATATCCGATTTGCGTGCACAGGATACGAGCGACATAATCGGCAACGGCAATGGCTACATGTCTGCCCAAACCAAACGCCCCAATCAAGGCGGCGTGAAGGTAGGTGCCTATTACTCCGCTAACGGTTCCATTAGCGGCAGCGGCAGTATCAACCTATCGGAAGTCTACCTCTTCGTTTCCCGCTACACCAATGTTGGTGGCGCTGGCGGTGGCGAAGCTAATATGTGGGTCTTCAACGAGACCTCCTACGACAGCTGGCAAGCCAATGGCGGACTCGAAAGCGACATGAACACCTATGCCCTGATTTCCACGAGCAACAGCAGCACTGACACGATCACCCTAAGCGACAGCCAATCCATGCGCATTGCCACGGCTGAGTTTTCTGTAGACTTTAACTCTGGCGCAGACAACTACGACAATACGGGAGAAATCAGCACTTCCTACGACGAAATCCGTTTCGGAAGTTCACTGGGGGACGTCATTTCCACCATCCCCGAACCTTCCCAATATTCCTTAATTGCAGGCATCTTATTCATGAGCCTGGCGGTATTGCGCCGCCGGAAATAAGTCCCCATGAGTCTACGAAAAAGCCTCCTCATCGCTTCTCTAATCCTGGCTCCCTCAATGTCCCAGTGCAATGAGACAGACATCGCCCTCATCGCCGACAATGTTGATTGGGCCCACCCGATCTACGCGACCGAATTCGACTCCCCCGGCATACTGCAAGACTGGTCTCTCGAGGGAGGTCAGTCGATATCGATCGAAAATGGGCGCCTCCTACTCAAAAGCGAGGGTATCAATACCAAGCCGGCAAAGGGCAACCATCTCGTTGCCTGGCTCAACGTCGAAGTGCCGGGCAGCTTCTACCTGGAGTTTGATTTTCGACCAAAGGACAAGCAGCAAGGCTTAACCATCGTATTTTTCAACACACGGGGAGTGAATGGTGAATCCATTTTTGACCCAGAGCTCGCCGCTCGGGACGGCACGTTCACCCAATACCACAGCGGAGACTTAAATGGATACCATCTATCGTATTGGAGCGGAGCCCGAAAAGCATCCAATCTCAGAAAAAACCGAGGATTCACCCTAATCGCCAATGGCGAAGATCCAATCGCCAATGACCAAACGGACAAATTTCACCGCATTGGCATCTACAAAAATGATGGACTGATCCGCTACTATGTCGATGGCGAGCTCGCGCTTGAACATTTGGACGACCCCTCAAACGACGGACCCGCGTGGAATCACAGCGGCTGGATTGGCCTTCGGCAAATGGATCACACGCACTGGGCGGAATACGAAAGGCTCGCTGTCTATCCATTGAAGACAAAGAGCGACAAGACCTCAGGTCAGTGACTCCACAACCAAACGGCAACCAACGCGTAAAAATCAGCGCGGACTCCATACGCGCAGTAGGCGATGCCCCGGACTTTACCGCAGACGTCACCGTTAAGGAGATTGAACCAGGACTAAACGACTACCTCATCCGTATCGATTTAAAGGAGAGGACCTCCCCTGCTCCCATCCAAATTAATTGGTTCGTCCCGATTGTGGACATTGTTGGGAAGTGGCATCCAACGATTGGACCTGACCGCTCGCTTACTGCCAACTGGGCTACCACCACTCAGACCTACGCCACCCTCGGCGCGCCCGTATTCACCTTCTTCTCGTCGGAGGACAAGAACCGCCACACCTTTGCACTATCGGACGCCATCAACCCCATTAGCATTCGCACACAACTCGAGGAAGAAGACTCTGCGGCCAACTGTCGCATCGTGCTGTTCGATGCTCCATGGCCCCAGATCAAAGACTACGAAATTACGATTCGCATCGACGAGCGACCGCACCCCTACCATGAGACGATCTCTACCATCAGCCAATGGTGGAGTGCCATGCCGCCCTATCGACCAGCCCCCGTTCCCGAGTCCGCCTACGAACCCGTTTACTCAACTTGGTACAGCTTCCACCAAAAACTTACCGACAAGGAGGTTGAGGCCAACTGCCAATGGTCCCGGGAACTTGGCTGCAAAACCGTCATTCTGGATGACGGCTGGCAAACCGAAGACAACAACAAGGGCTACGCCTTCTGTGGCGACTGGGGTGTTGCCACCAGCAAGTTTCCCAATTTCCCCTCCCATGTCGCCAATGTCCGTGACTTGGAGATGAATTACCTCGTCTGGTTTTCAGTCCCCTTCGTCGGACCCAAAAGCAAAGCCTGGCAATCACTCAAAGACAAAACCCTACCCAAAGCAGCCGTTGGCTCCGCCGCCTGCCTGGACCCAAGGTTCGCATCGGTTCGCCAGACGATTATCGATTGCTACCGCACCGCGATCGAGGAATGGAACATCGATGGACTCAAGCTCGATTTCGTGGATCGTTTCACCGCGGAAAACCCCGTGACCCCAGAAAACGAAACTGCCGATATGGTCTCCGTTCCCGCTGCTGCAGATCGGCTTTTTACAGACATCATGACTCAGCTTCGAGCGCTCAAGCCCGATGTTTTGATAGAATTTCGACAAGCCTACATTGGCCCGGCCATGCGCAAGTACGGGAATATCTTTCGAGCCCATGATTGCCCCAACGACGCCACGAGTAACCTCACGCGAACCATCGACCTCCGCCTGCTCTCTGGAAACACCGCCGTGCATTCGGACATGGTGATGTGGAACCCCAGGGAGAGCGTCGAACACGCAGCCATGCAACTTTGGGCAACCCTGTTTTCGGTGCCTCAAATCTCCGTCAAACAAGACTCTATCCCCGGTGAGCATGAGCAGATGCTGAGAGAGTTTCTAACCTTCTGGATCCAACGAAAAAATCTACTGATGAAAGGACGGCTAAATCCAGTCCAACCACTAGACCTCTATCCTTCGGTCCACGTCGAAAACGATGAAGAAACGCTAAGTGCCATCTATCAGCAACAGCACATTGCCCAACTGCCAAAAAACTCTGGCCGGAAGC from Puniceicoccus vermicola harbors:
- a CDS encoding DUF1961 family protein, producing the protein MSLRKSLLIASLILAPSMSQCNETDIALIADNVDWAHPIYATEFDSPGILQDWSLEGGQSISIENGRLLLKSEGINTKPAKGNHLVAWLNVEVPGSFYLEFDFRPKDKQQGLTIVFFNTRGVNGESIFDPELAARDGTFTQYHSGDLNGYHLSYWSGARKASNLRKNRGFTLIANGEDPIANDQTDKFHRIGIYKNDGLIRYYVDGELALEHLDDPSNDGPAWNHSGWIGLRQMDHTHWAEYERLAVYPLKTKSDKTSGQ
- a CDS encoding alpha-galactosidase, whose translation is MTPQPNGNQRVKISADSIRAVGDAPDFTADVTVKEIEPGLNDYLIRIDLKERTSPAPIQINWFVPIVDIVGKWHPTIGPDRSLTANWATTTQTYATLGAPVFTFFSSEDKNRHTFALSDAINPISIRTQLEEEDSAANCRIVLFDAPWPQIKDYEITIRIDERPHPYHETISTISQWWSAMPPYRPAPVPESAYEPVYSTWYSFHQKLTDKEVEANCQWSRELGCKTVILDDGWQTEDNNKGYAFCGDWGVATSKFPNFPSHVANVRDLEMNYLVWFSVPFVGPKSKAWQSLKDKTLPKAAVGSAACLDPRFASVRQTIIDCYRTAIEEWNIDGLKLDFVDRFTAENPVTPENETADMVSVPAAADRLFTDIMTQLRALKPDVLIEFRQAYIGPAMRKYGNIFRAHDCPNDATSNLTRTIDLRLLSGNTAVHSDMVMWNPRESVEHAAMQLWATLFSVPQISVKQDSIPGEHEQMLREFLTFWIQRKNLLMKGRLNPVQPLDLYPSVHVENDEETLSAIYQQQHIAQLPKNSGRKLSIVNATHKPQVHLDCSKIKTARELRIYNCLGEEVNRAKISNGDSIQTIAVPSAGYAIADA